One genomic segment of Vulcanisaeta thermophila includes these proteins:
- the thsB gene encoding thermosome subunit beta, with protein MSSGTQAYLAQIGGVPVLVLKEGTQRAFGKEAMRINIMVAKAVAEVMKSTLGPKGMDKMLIDSLGDITITNDGATILDEMDVQHPIGKLLVEIAKTQDDEVGDGTTTSVILAGALLEEAEKLLDKNIHPTVIISGFKRALDVASEHLRKIAVPIKRDDTAMLKKIAATAMHGKISETVKDYFAELAVKAMLQVAEERNGKWIADLDNVQIVKKHGGALEDTQLVYGIVVDKEVVHAAMPKRVVNAKIALLDAPLEVEKPEIDAEIRINDPNQIKAFLEEEENILKSYVDKFKALGVNAVFTTKGIDDMAQYYLAKAGILAVRRVKRSDIEKLVRATGGRLVTNIEDMTEADLGFAGLVEERRVGDEKMVFVEQCKNPKAVSILIRGGFERLVDEAERNLVDALSVVSDVIEEPYVLPGGGAPEMEVAKVVRQFAAKVSGREQYAVEAFANAVEVIPKTLAENAGLDAVDILTELRHAHESREDGWKYGINAFTGKVSDMWALDVIEPLNVKLQALKAAVEAATMVLRIDEIIAASKLESGKEEKKGEESKESSSSE; from the coding sequence ATGAGCAGCGGTACACAGGCGTACTTAGCACAGATAGGTGGCGTACCTGTACTGGTACTGAAGGAGGGTACCCAGAGGGCCTTTGGTAAGGAGGCCATGAGGATAAACATAATGGTGGCTAAGGCCGTGGCTGAGGTTATGAAATCAACCCTGGGCCCCAAGGGCATGGACAAAATGCTCATTGACAGCCTCGGCGACATAACAATAACCAACGATGGAGCCACAATACTGGATGAAATGGATGTTCAACACCCCATTGGCAAACTACTCGTTGAAATCGCCAAGACGCAGGATGATGAGGTTGGTGATGGAACCACAACATCGGTAATACTAGCTGGCGCGTTGCTTGAAGAGGCGGAGAAACTCCTTGATAAGAACATACACCCAACAGTCATTATATCAGGATTTAAGAGGGCACTGGACGTGGCCTCTGAGCACCTTAGGAAGATAGCCGTGCCCATTAAGAGGGATGACACGGCAATGCTCAAGAAAATAGCCGCCACCGCAATGCACGGTAAGATAAGCGAGACCGTCAAGGACTACTTCGCAGAGCTTGCTGTTAAGGCAATGCTTCAGGTGGCCGAGGAGAGGAATGGTAAGTGGATAGCCGACCTTGACAATGTGCAGATTGTTAAGAAGCACGGTGGTGCCCTTGAGGATACGCAGTTGGTCTATGGTATTGTTGTTGATAAGGAGGTTGTCCACGCAGCAATGCCCAAGAGGGTCGTTAATGCCAAGATAGCACTTCTAGACGCACCCCTCGAGGTTGAGAAGCCCGAGATTGACGCTGAGATTAGGATTAACGACCCCAACCAAATAAAGGCCTTCCTTGAGGAGGAGGAGAACATACTCAAGTCTTACGTGGATAAGTTCAAGGCCCTTGGAGTCAATGCCGTGTTCACAACCAAGGGAATTGATGACATGGCCCAGTACTACCTGGCCAAGGCTGGGATACTAGCCGTTAGGAGGGTTAAGAGGAGTGACATTGAGAAGCTTGTGAGGGCCACTGGAGGTAGGCTTGTCACAAACATTGAGGACATGACCGAGGCGGACCTGGGCTTTGCTGGGCTTGTTGAGGAGAGGAGGGTTGGCGATGAGAAGATGGTCTTTGTGGAGCAGTGCAAGAATCCAAAGGCTGTGAGTATACTCATAAGGGGTGGGTTTGAGAGGCTTGTTGATGAGGCGGAGAGGAACTTAGTTGATGCGTTGAGTGTGGTGTCCGATGTTATTGAGGAGCCCTACGTATTACCTGGCGGTGGTGCCCCTGAGATGGAGGTTGCAAAGGTTGTTAGGCAGTTCGCAGCTAAGGTGAGTGGTAGGGAGCAGTACGCCGTTGAGGCCTTCGCCAACGCCGTGGAGGTCATACCCAAGACCCTGGCTGAGAATGCGGGCTTAGATGCGGTTGACATACTAACGGAGTTAAGGCATGCACATGAGAGTAGGGAGGACGGTTGGAAGTACGGCATCAATGCCTTCACCGGCAAGGTATCAGACATGTGGGCATTAGACGTTATAGAACCATTGAATGTTAAGTTACAGGCACTGAAGGCTGCTGTGGAGGCCGCCACAATGGTGCTCAGGATAGATGAGATAATTGCTGCGAGTAAGTTAGAGAGCGGAAAGGAGGAGAAGAAGGGCGAGGAGAGTAAGGAGAGCTCATCAAGCGAGTAA